ATCCACTTTCATTACTCTGTACATGCCTGGAGTTTTTATGAAAATCCGTGAGATAGTTCAAATACTGTCCGGGCGGATTATTCTGGAGAATCACGAACTGGCGGAAGACATTCCTCGAGGCGGGGCTGCGGATCTGATGAGTGATGTATTGGCCTTCGGCTGCGAAGGTATGGTTCTTATGACGGGTCTCACCAATCCGCAGGTCGTCCGAACGGCCGAAATGGCAGGAATCAGTCTCATTGTTTTTGTCCGCGATAAAACACCCCCCATGGAAACTATAGATCTGGCACGAGACTCAGGAATGACCCTCATTTCAACCGGCTATACAATGTACGAGGCGTGCGGGAGACTGTACCAGGCGGGATTGCCCGGCCTGGGGAGAGTCAAAATTCAGGACAACTCCTGGTAACGACGGTGTCTCAGGAAATCACAAAAGTCCAGGAACTGATCTACACAACGCGCGTGGAATCGGTCATGTCGTCCGATGTAATCGTTCTGCGCCCGGATATGCCCATGCTCGAAGCGAAAGAGGAGATGCGAACGAAGCGGATCACCGGCGCGCCCGTAATGGATGGAGACCGCATTGTCGGAATCATCAGCATGTCGGACCTGATCGATGCCATGGAAAACGGTCGCATGGATACGCGCGTTATCGACAATATGACCCGCATCGTTAAGACCGTGCTGAAAGATGCCCCTGTCACGGAAGCTATAAATCAGCTAGGCCGCAAAGGACACAGTCGCCTCCCCGTAACGGATCAGGACGGCAAACTTGTCGGAATTGTTACAACAGGAACCATTATCCGAGCGCTTCTCCATGAAATGGACGTCAGTTTTCAGAAGAAAGAAGCCGAAAGACTCCACACATATCGCGCCAGTCATATTTTCGAGGACATTGTGTCGGACGATACAAGCCTGGTGCTCCGGTACGTCGTCGACGACAAGGACTTCTCGAATGCAGGGAAAGCTTCAAGTATGATCAAGCGATCCCTCCAGAGACTCGGAGTTGATCCCGCGCTCGTGCGCAGAGTGGCCGTAGCTGTGTACGAGGCTGAGATGAACTTGGTAATTCATACGGACGTCGGTGGAGAAATTGTCGCCGAAATTCGAAAAGATAGGCTGTTGATATCTGCAGTAGACCACGGCCCTGGAATAGAAGACCTCACCCGTGTGCTTCAGCCTGGATACTCCACCGCGCCGGAATGGATTCGGGACATGGGTTTCGGAGCCGGAATGGGGCTCGCAAACATCAAGAGATGCTCGGACATGATGAAGCTGATGTCCGAGCCGGGTGGGGGTACGAGACTTGACATTCATTTCGTTTTCGGCAAGAATGACAAAAGTTTACAGGGTGGGTAGGGAAAAAGGTCTTGACATCTCCTCACTCGAAACGATAAAAATCATATTCCAGTGAAAAGTTCCCGGATGCCCCATTCGCATCTATAATTTATCGTCACAACAATCGTAGAGCCCCACTCCCTCTTTAGGGAGTACTATGACCGGAGAAGAGGCATGTTAAACAGTTATCTTCCCGTCCTAGTGATTCTTCTGGTCTCAGCCTTCATCGGTTTGGCTATTATAGTTCTCTCCACGGTATTGGCCCGAAGAACCCCTACTCGCATCAAGCTCATGCCGTATGAATGCGGAATGGACCCCATTGGGAGTGCGCGACGCCGCTTCTCTGTGCGGTTCTTCATCATGGGCATGCTTTTTATCGTGTTCGACATCGAGTTGATCTTCATGTTTCCGTGGGCAGCCCTTTACGACAAGCTGATGTTTTTCGGCTTTGTTGAAATGCTCGTTTTTGTGCTGGTTCTCATGGTAGGTCTCGTGTACGTGTGGAAAAAAGGTGCTTTGGAATGGGAATAGAAAGTCATTTGAACGATACGGTTCATGTTACTAACCTTGAATGGTTCGTGAATTGGGCTCGCAAATCATCAATGTGGCCGCTGGGCTTCGGATTGGCCTGTTGTGCTCTGGAGATGATAGCCGCATTCGTCAGCAGGTACGATCTTGCACGTTTCGGCATGGAAGTGGCCCGGCCTTCACCACGTCATGCGGATTTAATGATCGTTTCGGGCACATGTTCGAAGAAAATGCTGCCGGCAGTTTTGCGTATTTACGAGCAAATGGCCGATCCCAAATGGGTCGTGGCAATGGGCGCGTGTGCGTGCACCGGTGGAATTTATAAGAACTACTCGGTAGTACAAGGAATCGACCGCTACTTGCCCGTGGATGTGTACATTCCCGGATGTCCGCCGAGGCCTGAATCCCTGTTGGACGGCATACTGCAGCTCCATGCAAAAGTCATGAAGGAACAGTCGCTCAACAATCCCAGGGAATTCAAGATCAAGGCGGTTCGATCATGATGACACAGGAATTTGTCCAGGAAAAAATAGTCGAGCGATTCGGTCCTGAAACCATTTTGAATGCAGTCGATTTTCGAGACCAGCTTACGTTGACTGTGCCTCCGGAAAAGATTT
The sequence above is a segment of the Desulfomonile tiedjei DSM 6799 genome. Coding sequences within it:
- a CDS encoding DRTGG domain-containing protein — its product is MKIREIVQILSGRIILENHELAEDIPRGGAADLMSDVLAFGCEGMVLMTGLTNPQVVRTAEMAGISLIVFVRDKTPPMETIDLARDSGMTLISTGYTMYEACGRLYQAGLPGLGRVKIQDNSW
- a CDS encoding CBS domain-containing protein, giving the protein MSSDVIVLRPDMPMLEAKEEMRTKRITGAPVMDGDRIVGIISMSDLIDAMENGRMDTRVIDNMTRIVKTVLKDAPVTEAINQLGRKGHSRLPVTDQDGKLVGIVTTGTIIRALLHEMDVSFQKKEAERLHTYRASHIFEDIVSDDTSLVLRYVVDDKDFSNAGKASSMIKRSLQRLGVDPALVRRVAVAVYEAEMNLVIHTDVGGEIVAEIRKDRLLISAVDHGPGIEDLTRVLQPGYSTAPEWIRDMGFGAGMGLANIKRCSDMMKLMSEPGGGTRLDIHFVFGKNDKSLQGG
- a CDS encoding NADH-quinone oxidoreductase subunit A, with the translated sequence MLNSYLPVLVILLVSAFIGLAIIVLSTVLARRTPTRIKLMPYECGMDPIGSARRRFSVRFFIMGMLFIVFDIELIFMFPWAALYDKLMFFGFVEMLVFVLVLMVGLVYVWKKGALEWE
- a CDS encoding NADH-quinone oxidoreductase subunit B, whose product is MGIESHLNDTVHVTNLEWFVNWARKSSMWPLGFGLACCALEMIAAFVSRYDLARFGMEVARPSPRHADLMIVSGTCSKKMLPAVLRIYEQMADPKWVVAMGACACTGGIYKNYSVVQGIDRYLPVDVYIPGCPPRPESLLDGILQLHAKVMKEQSLNNPREFKIKAVRS